ATGTGTTGTCCTGTCTGCTGCGCTTTGCCTTGCGccattatgtaatttttcaattttgaagatttccctccagaaatatttaattttttatgtttcatcTTAtaatcgaaaattcgaaattagtACGTGAAGAGTAGTTGTGGAgcgagggagggagggagggagggagatagggaagatattgaaaaaatgaaagtacacataattaaaatcaaatttccatgTTACCAAGAAAATCTGCTAATTTTTATTCACTGCGAAAGAACATTTTCTAGACCTACATTTATCTGTATTTATATTTATATTGTACTTAATTTGAACTTTATAAAAATACACCTtcgagtatttatttattttacgttgagaaattttgtttatttgaaattaattatgtgaataatttttatttaatcattcatctattcattaaaaaaaattgtaacaatacaaataagattttttgtaaCATTGTAATTGTTATtctgttaaaataaaaaatttaattttaatcgtttgaatttcaatttttaaaaaaataaaaactgcttatttgtgagaaaaaagactgaaaaaaattattcactttctctcaaaaatgggctttgaaaaatccaatttgcaaaaattattacgattaaaaaaaaaataaaatcatcgacttgaaaaattaagtacttattttttcgaaatgaaaaatccagaTCTACTTTATTGCAAAAATCATCAATaacttttcaaatcaatttctacaaaaaatacaattttccaaaatattgaaatccaGCAACAATAAATTGctcttttgctaaaaaaatcaattcattaaaaaatttacaaaatagttTTGAGATACTTGATCCTCTCACGAATTATTCCATTTATGTGCatattattcaattaaaaatacccCATTTTCCTCGAAGAATcaactctttgaaaaaatgaataaataattttcagtaaGGTATGTACATGCTTAATCCTCCCTAAAAATGACTGCACTTATTTTCTAATTTGTTCATCTAAACTGACTTgtgtttctaaaaattaaaaattgtcttGTCAGACACAAAAAGAACGCCCCAGCAAAATAATCACCATTTTGTTATTAggcatttgcattttttttttttttttttaaattgacataattatgtacttacaaggTTATAAgagattcaaaaattaataattcaaatttattatcttcgtataaattgaaaaatgggatcTCAACACATAAGAGGCACAATGCTCTCACAAGTTTggattttggttaaaattcaaaacaatttcaaaagtaAAGAGGCATATCGATAATTACTAAGTAATTTGAAGGAACCGAGTTCAAGgtattggttaatttttttagcCCGACCTCTTGAGTTTCCTTTCTCTCTCTCCAGTGTCCTTAAATAAGgtcaaaataggtacaaaaaaaaatgaaaatcatatcTGGCACTTTGATTGTATAATTGgacgtgattttaaaattgcaaaaaaaaaatgcatgtttaaaattcaataagttggtaattttttggatgtGAAATTGATACATACAATTAATGAGAGAACTTtcggtgattttatttttgaaaattctaagaaattgaaaactatcaTTTTTTGACCACATGCAcatatcgaaaaaatgttgtatTGAATGAAAAGTCTTgattaattccaaaaaatgagcatttttgagagaaaatctttttaaaaatctgtttgtTTACCAAGTTGAATTCtgttcaaaattgcatgaattTTCTagctaaaaattaaacaaattgtgtgattttacgaaattttaccattaaaaaattgtcttttatAAAATCCacgtttaaaaatattaatattttttcaacaaaaaaaaaagtaagtaaagaAGTTGGAGGctgggtagtttttttttttttgaaaaacgattatTAAAAAACTTTACCTTTCAATGAAAACATAACTTTTTACAGTGTacgaggttgaaatttttttttttaaattacgttcTTGGAAGAATTAATCCGGAATCCTCAACACAAATATATTCTCTGTGAAATAGCTTCATCTATTGTCTCAAAAGATCTACAAAATGAATAGCAATATGACCTTATCTTGAACACAATCTCCTTCGCATATAAACAAACCATCAAAATTGCAATATtatccacgattttttttcaaataaaaaaaaaaaaaacatttcaatttcacacaaaaaattgTCGCAGACGACAAAAACATACGAATACGTCTCATTTTTCTTGTACAATTAAAATCGTATTCATCATTCGTTACACTATTCACGTCACATTAATCTCATTACAATTAGCTATACCTACTATGGAAAGACTAAACAACAAATAATGGAATTGCCTTCAGACTTCAGCTATCcgtcgtaatcgtaataaaaaCCACCTCGGTCAATTCTTCAGATAAAGCCTGGGCAAGTAATTATTCCGCTTGATTGAAATTTAAGCAAACTCCGTTCTCAAACGCACATGACTAAAAAAAAGGCACGCGTTTCTGTAATTATTTATTCGTCGCTACGTGGCAACCAAATCAATGAAATTCCCTTACAAGATTCGAATCTAACGCAATGCATCggtctgagaatttttttaaaacaacaaaCAACCAGACCAAGTTGTGTATCTTTCGACTAGTTCGTTCGATGGGAAACTTACAAGATCATAAATGAAACAACAGACCGCCAACGAAAATACTCGTGGTAAGTAAACATATCCTATGTACATTACAGTAGCTCGCACATACGTTCAAATTATATTCCAAGCATAAATATCCATTTACACAGACGCCGATCTACAAGTGAACCTCATTTGTAAACGATATTTCATTCAGAGAAAGCCTCAAACACCCTGCGTGCAACGCGTAGTACCCGGATTTTCGGTGCAatcgtatcaaaaaaatgtcactgtCGATTCGCCGCCAAAAGCCATGGTGAAAAAATCGTGTATCGGGAAGACGTTATTTCGAATGTATTACAACAGAGGAGACATACCAGTTTGTATGGAATTTCGAAACCGAAATAAAATAGCTTGGAAGGTGAGCAGAGGTAGAGCAGGGTATACCAATTACACCGCATAATACCATCGTTAAAATCGTCCATAGTATAAAAGTCACAAAGCAATAAACATTAAGCGAGTATTTATGAGCTCGAGAGGATTTTAATTCTCGACCTAGATTTTCGGATTGATGCGAGTAATCCTACGTACGAATTAAAATCCCCCGTAACCAGCTCTATGAGTTTCTATgtataatattatatttttaggtAGATATCGACGGTATCGATTATCGACATTATTTACCCATATTTTTCGACGGATTACGCGAGATCGAACATCCTTATAAAATACTCGCTAGGCAAGGTATCAAAGACATGCTGGAGCATGGAAAAACTAAACTTTTACCTGTGATACCACAAATTATTATACCTATCAAAAGTAAGTAGAAATGCATCGGCTAAAATAcagcaaattaaaaaatcgtataTGTAACTCGAGCCATTATTCATACAGAAGCTTTAAATACTAGAAATATAGACATTATTTGCTGCACGTTGAAAATTCTCCAGCAACTGGTCACCTCTGCAGACATGATAGGTGAAACTTTAGTACCTTATTACCGACAAATCTTACCAGTGCTGAACATTTATAAAGATACAAATAGTAAGTATCGTACCTATATGTGACAAGAGAGGTACGCGGATGGTAATTATTACAAAAAGCAGTATTGTTTTTTCATCTGTCATTATAGTATTCGATTTCATCTCAGATTTAATAACCTGTTCCAGCAAACGTGGGAGATGATATCGATTACAGTCAACAGAAAGAACAAAACGTAGGAGACGCTGTACAAGAGACTTTGCAAATATTAGAAAGGTACGGAGGACAAGATGCGTTTATAAATATCAAATACATTATTCCAACGTACGAATCTTGCATCTTGCATTGAGAACTACGTCATCaaattaccaataaaatttaataatatatattgttttaaaatatcacacaccactttcattttttttctgctaaaaaagaaacaaaaaaagaacgTTGGTTGGAATGCAAACACTCTTTCAAAACCATTTATGAGCACAGAGAGCTAAAATACTTAACGAGAATTCaagtcaaaaagcaaaactttgaaaactttagcaaaaatcagCTCATCCCATAAAAGGTAATCATGtgtcaaaaaaacaacattttcccGCAATTTCTGAAGAAgtgcgagactttttggaattttttacaaaaaaacaccactttttagccaatttgctgaaaaacgattttttttttcatttttgaaaaagcaaaactttgacaaattttcgcAAAAGGAGGGCTTTTTGGcccaatattttaaaaaaagttaaaacttttcaaagttatgaaatttttaacaaattgagctaaaaaagagcgagaattttcgacaatttcagcaaaaaaatagaaaaatggtAGATAAATATTGacagaaaaaatgtaatttttcgtaattttaatgaaaaaagcgaaacttttgaacaatttggggaaaaataagactttttggaattctctgcaaaaaacgtattatagatttttcaaacttgttgttttgctaaaaaacagagatttatgggtaatttttgaaaaaagtaggtacatttttttccagcAATGTTCCCAAACAGcgataatttttcgtgaattttttggcaaaaaggaagaatttgacaatttagccgaaaagcaggacttcctggtaaattattggGGAAAAATTATGCTTCTTCCAAATTTCCGTCAAACAAGCGAGACTTGGAAAACTTGGGGGAAAAATTGGGCCTTTTGGAGTCTCCCGAAAAAAGAGCAATCTTccgccatttttttaaaaagcgtaaatttttacaatttttgagaaagcgAAAATGTTTGAcaagtttttggccaaaaaagcgagacttggagacaatttttggaaaaaagcaaaattttttcgaagctTTTTCCAAACGAAAAATCttaatcatttttctgaaaagcaaaaatttttgtcaatttttagacaagcgagaatttttgaccatttttggcataaggccattcttgacaatttaaaaaaatgcgcTATTTTGTCGCGATTTATCTTACAAAAGCGAAAATTTCGGCAATTTCCTgtcttaataaaaaaaattgagacttcgTTCGGGAAGACGTTATTTCGAATGTTTTACAACAGAGGAGACATACCAGTTTGTATAGAATTTCGAAACCAAAGGATAtatacaaattaaaatttaataatatatattgttttaaaatatcacACACCACTTTCCTTTCTTTCTgctaaaaaagaaacaaaaaaataacgttgATTGAATGCAAACACTCTTGTAAAACCATCTTTGAGCGCAGAGAGCTATGTAATAGGATCCGAGGtgtttgtagtatttttttttttacatcccAAACGACATGACAACCATTTGGCTCaatatttcaaatgaataaaatgcCACTTATCGACTgtaatcaaaaacaaaattgtacttACTATTAGCAACTGTTTTTCATTCAAGTAACtaattctataaattttttcacgacTACTAAATGGACTAAAGACATCCAGcctagaaaatttcaacaaatatcCGAACATAAcacaatgagaaattttttttatagtcaTTACGAGATTTTAGTCCGTTCAGTAggaagaaatgatgaaaaattcaaaaaacataccAGTAGGGTTTACTATTTGAGGCGTCGTAGCTTCCGGAGCTTTCAACGATAAAGCTTCAGCTTCGCTAATACCGATTGTACTCGTATTGTTCAGGGAAGTGTTGACCCTTTGGACATGATACGAAAATATAATCAATAAAAtacgataatttgaaaaaaaatatttatcatgGATACTCACGGGCTAATATTACTGGCTTCGACTTCCTTCGAAACTAATCTCTTCCAGTAAGTATGTACTTCGCTGACGATCTTTTGAGCGAATTCGGGTCCTTTAGCTTCTCCATTAAAGGCGAACTGATTTTCTGGTTTACCATCgggaattttataaattctgaACCATTCCACGGTAGCTTTTAGTAAACCGGGGAAGTTCTTTTCGATATCAGTCAAATCTATAAAACACGTAACGTTTCTCAGCATTCGATactagtttttaaaatattacagATTCTTCAGAACCTCCTACGTACTGTTTACTTGTTCGGCGACCGGATCGTTCACATCTATAGTAATAATTTTCCAATCAGTTTCGCCTGTCGAGAATACgaaaaatgaatcagttttaATGAGCTCAGTTTAAGCAATAAATTCACGATAAACAATACAGCTATTATGTAATTTCAAAGTAAACTTCGCTACGGTGATAAGAcgactaaaatttcattaggaTAAGAAGCGAAGCGACATTCAAGGTTAAACTGTATGTTAATCGATCTAATAAATTTGGAATATGAATTACCTTCGTCGATTAAAGCAACAGCTCCTAGAACTTTAACTTGCAAAACTTCTCCACGTTTAGCAACCTGTAAAAAATACCATTAAATGTACTGAATGTTACGGTACaatttggattaaaattttatacgaAAACATTACGCACTCTGAAACCGATTTCAAGAGCATCGATTGGATCGTTATCTCCTTTACATTTAGTATTTTCATCGATTACATTAGGATCTTCCCAAGTTTGAGGAAGAGCACCGTAATTCCAAATATACCCATGATGAGGGAAGCAATTCGGTACGAATCTAGGGACTCCTTTTTTGATATCTTGCTTGATTGGATTCAAAGGTTCGGCTAGATTTATCTGCAAAACACTTTTCATATTTATTAAAATCTTTCATCGATGAAGATGAATAAGATGAATGTTGAAACAGAATCAATACTTACTTCCATTTTCGCATTCGTCCATCGAGGGATTTCGACTACCATGTTATATATTTTCTTTTCGACATTGGCGAACAGTGGAATGTCATGAAGTGGAGATATGAGACCCCTTTCATCTTCTGCAagcatgaaaataaaatgtgtgAGTATTTCGAGCCATCAAAAACACTTCAAACACGACGATTAATAAATTGGGAAACGCATaattaaaatatggaaatttaGCATAGTTTTCGAATTAAGCGCACTCGAGTTTGCTCGTCTGCATTCATAATATGCAATATGAACGAATACATTTGAAAGGATACTGAAAACTATAACCATATAAATACAGATTTAAAGAGCAATACTGAAGTCAGAAAAAGTCAACTTACTCAAAAACACTCGGTATTCCGACGAGTACAACGATCCACGTTCAATAGTCTGATAAACCATTTTGCTGAATTGCCTGAAAAATACTTGAGTTACTTTGAAATTCGAAACTTTACCAAAGAACAtctgaattttaattaaaataacacAAATACGCTAATTAGCTAGGATTGATCGTCGTACGTGTTCGGACTtcggtgttttaaaaaaataaaaaagataaaGAATTTTGTCAACGGTGATCGCGGAAAAGCGAGAATACGACCCACAGGACTACCTAAAAGTAAACGGGTATATGAATCATAATAGAACGATGAATGCGCGAACGTGTATTGAACTACGAACGGTCAGTTGAATGTAATGTTACCAACCTACGTTAGTTCAGAgctggaatttatttttattttttatttaaaaaaaaaaaaaagagaacagaataattattttaattctgATTCTGACCTTCTGTTATTCAAGTTGCTTATCACGTGTTTTTGAAGGGAATTAATAACAATAACACgctattcaatcatttttaaatcCGGATGAATGCGAAAAAGACGTAATATTTCATATTTCGGCCAACGGGAATTGAAAACGCGTAATTCAATCGCTCAAGTGATTAAAATACGCGTTTTCTTCCAACGattagataaaataaaataggtacctatattattaaattaaacTGGTAAAGTAAAACGATTTActacaattttaatttactttacttgcttttttcgcgaaataaacctcaaaagtcgaaaatatcATTACTTTCCCAGTTAAATAATGTGCTATTTGATGCGAGGAATTCTATGAGCTGATTAATTTTGCATTTAATTAAAAGAATAGGTACATGATTATCCTCAGTTTTTCACTTCCttaaaataaagcaaaaaactGACTCCAAACTCAAAATTCGATACATAAGGATGGAAGATTAAAATCAAAACCGAAAATTTATAAC
This region of Planococcus citri chromosome 5, ihPlaCitr1.1, whole genome shotgun sequence genomic DNA includes:
- the LOC135848748 gene encoding parkin coregulated gene protein homolog is translated as MKQQTANENTRDADLQVNLICKRYFIQRKPQTPCVQRVVPGFSVQSYQKNVTVDSPPKAMVKKSCIGKTLFRMYYNRGDIPVCMEFRNRNKIAWKVDIDGIDYRHYLPIFFDGLREIEHPYKILARQGIKDMLEHGKTKLLPVIPQIIIPIKKALNTRNIDIICCTLKILQQLVTSADMIGETLVPYYRQILPVLNIYKDTNTNVGDDIDYSQQKEQNVGDAVQETLQILERYGGQDAFINIKYIIPTYESCILH
- the LOC135848747 gene encoding inorganic pyrophosphatase-like isoform X1; translated protein: MRSYRFEFLLFIFVLVTIRFYECMQFSKMVYQTIERGSLYSSEYRVFLKDERGLISPLHDIPLFANVEKKIYNMVVEIPRWTNAKMEINLAEPLNPIKQDIKKGVPRFVPNCFPHHGYIWNYGALPQTWEDPNVIDENTKCKGDNDPIDALEIGFRVAKRGEVLQVKVLGAVALIDEGETDWKIITIDVNDPVAEQVNNLTDIEKNFPGLLKATVEWFRIYKIPDGKPENQFAFNGEAKGPEFAQKIVSEVHTYWKRLVSKEVEASNISPVNTSLNNTSTIGISEAEALSLKAPEATTPQIVNPTVDKWHFIHLKY
- the LOC135848747 gene encoding inorganic pyrophosphatase-like isoform X2, whose translation is MVYQTIERGSLYSSEYRVFLKDERGLISPLHDIPLFANVEKKIYNMVVEIPRWTNAKMEINLAEPLNPIKQDIKKGVPRFVPNCFPHHGYIWNYGALPQTWEDPNVIDENTKCKGDNDPIDALEIGFRVAKRGEVLQVKVLGAVALIDEGETDWKIITIDVNDPVAEQVNNLTDIEKNFPGLLKATVEWFRIYKIPDGKPENQFAFNGEAKGPEFAQKIVSEVHTYWKRLVSKEVEASNISPVNTSLNNTSTIGISEAEALSLKAPEATTPQIVNPTVDKWHFIHLKY